AGACAGTTACTCTGATGTGTTCAGTGACGTATGACAGTAGATACAAAGACTGGATTTATCATGTAGTGTCCCAGTCTGTCAGTCACACTATAACAGGAAACACCCTCACTATCAGTAGAGCTGCTGAGTCTGACCAGGGTCTCTACTGGTGTGAAGGGAACAGAGTGTCTAGACCCACATCTTCACAACCAGGTGATCCTGTCACTCTCACTGTAGAAGGTGAGTTACTTTGTGGTTTTTGTCATGAAGATGGACACTATTTATATTGTGTCAGAATTCTTCgttaaagtattgggacagtgttgTTCTGTGAAGTCTCCAAACTCCAAAGCAATAACAAACATATTGTTAAATAAGTTTAGTACAGAGTAATTGTTTATACACACACTGTATTTCTATTGAAAGGAGTCTGTACTGTAcactgactcctaaacttcatgtttgaacataaaggaaaacatttatttagaggtttcatctttgtatctgtgccattatggtGTCTGTTACAACACAAGCAGGACATCGACATGTTAATGTTGCATGTGCCATAATCTACCAACTGTGTTACAGAGGACCACCATGTGGGTTGTGGACACTTCAGGAAAAAGAGTAGAGTTTTGAGATGAATAGACAACAGGGGGTTCCAACCCTCCAAgaccccaaacatttgaccaaaacactactactactacatacttCTCTTCTGTACTGAACCCTactccactgtactctactgtactgtaccctactctattgtactctactgtacccttctttactctactgtaccctactctagtgtactgtaccctactctattgtactgtgctctactgaactgtaccctactctattgtactgtgctctactgacctctaccctactctattgtactgtactctactgaactgtaccctactctattgtactgtgctctactgaactctaccctattctattgtactctactgtactgtaccctactctattgtactgtgctctactgaactataccctactctattgcactgtgctctactgaactctaccctattctattgtactctactgtactgtaccctactctattgtagtgtgctctactgaactctaccctaTCTATTTGACATCTATTTGACcaaaacactactactactatatgctactctactgtactcaaccttactgtaccctactctattgtactgtgatctactgaactctaccctaCTCTGTTGTTCTGGgctctactgaactgtatcctactctattgtactgtgctcaacTGAacagtactctactgtaatgtacccTACTCTACAGtgctctaccctactctactgtactgtactctaccctactctactgtactgtaccctgctttactgtactgtactgaataacagactgaaagcttcaaaaggagggtggtgcttggaagcattgttcttcctctgtcagtcatggttccctgcaaggaaacacgtgccatcatccttgctttgcacaaaaagggcttcacaggcaaggttatcgctgccagtaagattgcacctaaatcaaccatttatcggatcatcaagaacggttcaattgttgtgaattgttgtgaagaaggcttcagggcacccaagaagtCCAGCAAGCAACCTAAAGTTGATTCAactgggatcggggcaccaccagtacagagcttgctcaggaatggcagcaggcaggtgttagtgcatctgcatgcacagtgaggtgaagacttctggaggatggcctggtgtcaagaagggcagcaaagaagccacttctctccaggaataaCATCAAGGACAGAATGATATTctacaaaaggtacagggattggactgctgaggactggggtaaagtcattttctctgatgaatgccctttccgattgtttgttggcatccggaaaaaagcttgtccggagaagacaaggtgagcgctaccatcagtcctgtgtcatgccaacattaaagcatcctgagaccattcatgtgtggggttgcttctcagccaagggagtgggctcactcacaattttgcctaataacacagccatgaataaagaatggtaccaacacatcctccgagagcaacttctccaaaccatccaggaacagtttggtgatgaacaatgccttttccagcatgatggagcaccttgccataaggcaaaagtgataactaagtggctcggggaacaaaacatcgatatgggtccatggccaggaaactccccagactttaatctcattgagaacttgtggtcaatcttcaagaggcgggaggacaaacaaaaacccacaaattctgacaaactccaagcattgattatgcaagaatgggctgccttcagtcaggatgtggctcagaagtgaattgacagcatgccagggcagattgcagaggttttgaaaaagaagggtcaacttcaacttgcatcaacttcatgtaattgtcaataaaagcctttggcactaatgaaatgcttgtaattatacttcagtattccgtagtaacatctgacaaaaatatcaaatcaaatcaaattttatttgtcacatacacatggttagcagatgttaatgcgagtgtagcgaaatgcttgtgcttctagttccgacaatgcagtaataaccaacgagtaatctaactaacaattccaaaactactaccttatacacacaagtgtaaagggataaagaatatgtacataaagatatgtgaatgagtgatggtacagaacggcataggcaagatgcagtagatggtatcgagtacggtatatacatatgagatgagtatgtaaacaaagtggcatagtttaaagtggctagtgatacatgtattacataaagatgcagtagatgatatagagtacattatatacgtagacatatgagatgaataatgtagggtatgtaaacattatattaagtagcattgtttaaagtggctagtgatatattttacatcaatttccattattaaagtggctggagttgagtcagtgtgttggcagcagccactcaatgttagtttaactgtttaacagtctgatggccttaagatagaagctgtttttcagtctctcggtcccagctttgatgcacctgtactgacctcgccttctggatgatagcggggtgaacaggcagtggctagggtggttgttgtccttgatgatctttatggccttcctgtgacatcgggaatgtaggtgtcctggagggcagatagtttgcccccggtgatgcgttgtgcagacctcactaccctctggagagccttacggttgtgggcggagcagttgccgtaccaggcggtgatacatcccgacaggatgctctcaattgtgcatctgtagaagtttgtgagtgcttttgatgacaagccaaatttcttcagcctcctctccttagttttgttgacgttgagtgtgaggttattttcctgacaccacattccgagggccctcacctcctccctgtaggccgtctcgtctttgttggtaatcaagcctaccaaatcaaaatcaaatcaaatcaaatgtatttatatagcccttcgtacatcagctgatatctcaaagtgctgtacagaaacccagcctaaaaccccaaacagcaagcaatgcaggtgtagaagcacggtggctaggaaaaactccctagaaaggccaaaacctaggaagaaacctagagaggaaccaagctatgtggggtggccagtcctcttctggctgtgccgggtggagattataacagaacatggccaagatgttcaaatgttcataaatgaccagcatggtcgtataataataaggcagaacagttgaaactggagcagcagcacggtcagatggactggggacagcaaggagtcatcatgtcaggtagtcctggggcatggtcctagggctcaggtcctccgagagagagaaagaaagagagaaggagagaattagagaacgcacacttagattcacacaggacaccgaataggacaggagaagtactccagatataacaaactgaccctagcccccgacacataaactactgcagcataaatactggaggctgagacaggaggggtcaggagacactgtggccccatccgaggacacccccggacagggccaaacaggaaggatataaccccacccactttgccaaagcacagccccacaccactagagggatatcttcaaccaccaacttaccatcctgagacaaggctgagtatagcccacaaagatctccgccatggcacaacccaagggagggcgccaacccagacaggatgaccacatcagtgaatcaacccactcaggtgacgcaccccttccagggacggcatgagagagccccagtaagccagtgactcagcccctgtaatagggttagaggcagagaatcccagtggaaagaggggaaccagccaggcagagacagcaagggcggttcgttgctccagagcctttccgttcaccttcccactcctgggccagactacactcaatcatatgacccactgaagagatgagtcttcagtaaagacttaaaggttgagaccgagtttgcgtctctgacatgggtaggcagaccgttccataaaaatggagctctataggagaaagtcctgcctccagctgtttgcttagaaattctaaggacaattaggaggcctgggtcttgtgaccgtagagtacgtgtaggtatgtacggcagggccAAATCAGAGAAATAGGTAGGAgcagcccatgtaatgctttgtaggttagcagtaaaaccttgaaatcagcccttgctttgacaggaagccagtgtagagaggctagcactggagtaatatgatcaaattttttggttctagtcaggatgctagcagccgtatttagcaccaactgaagtttatttagtgctttatccgggtagccggaaagtagagcattgcagtagtctaacctagaagtgacaaaagcatggataaatttttctgcatcatttttggacagaaagtttctgatttttgcaatgttacgtagatggaaaaaagctgtccttgaaatggtcttgatatgttcttcaaaagaaagatcagggtccagagtaacgacgaggtccttcacagttttatttgagacgactgtacaaccgttaagattaattgtcagattcaacagaagatctctttgtttcttgggacctagaacaagcatctctgttttgtccgagtttaaaagtagaaagttttcagccatccacttccttatgtctgaaacacatgcttctagcaagggcaattttggggcttcaccatgtttcattgaaatatatagctgtgtgtcatccgcatagcagtgaaagttaacattatgttttcgaataacatccccaagaggtcaaatatatagtgaaaacaatagtggtcctaaaacggaaccttgaggaacaccgaaatctaccactgttgtgtcgtccgcaaacttgatgattgagttggaggcgtacgtggccacgcagtcgtgggtgaacagggagtacaggagagggctcagaacgcacccttgtggggccccagtgttgaggatcagcggggtggagatgttgttacctaccctcaccacctgggggtggcccgtcaggaagtccagtacccagttgcacagggcggggtcgagacccagggtctcgagcttgatgacgagtttggagggtactatggtgttaaatgccgagctgtagtcgatgaacagcattctcacataggtattcctcttgtccagatgggttagggcagtgtgcagtgtggttgagattgcattgtctgtggacctatttgggcggtaagcaaattagagtgtgtctagggtgtcaggtagggtggaggtgatatggtccttgactagtctctcaaagcacttcatgatgaaagacaatgaagcagcaaactttgtggaaattaatatttgtgtcattgtcaaagcttttggccacgactgttcTGTGCTCTTCTGAACTATACCctattctattgtactgtgctctactgtcctgtaccctactctattgtactgtgctctactgtactgtaccctactctattgtacagtgctctactgtactgtaccctactctattctactgtgctctactgtactgtaccctactctattgtacagtgctctactgtactgtaccctactctattgtactgtactctactgaactgtaccctactgtattgtactgtattctactgaactgtaccctactgtattgtaccctactgtactgtactctactgaactcttcCCTACTCTATTGCACTATGCTCAACTGAACTGTAGATCCAAACCCTGTGTTCCCTGAAGAGACAGTTACTCTGACGTGTTCAGTAGGGTCTGACAGTATCTGGAGCTATAAGTGGTACAACGACAGGAatgatactgtagagagaaagagaagagtagagagaagaTCCAGACCCACATCTTCATCCATCAGTGATGATGTCTCTGTTACTGTGAATAGTGAGTCTTttagttgttgttgctgttgttctcGTTGTTGTTATCTTATCACTCAAACCTATTGAAATACCCACAGATTATCAGCCAAAGACCACACTGACTTCAGACAAAGAGAACATATTCACAGGAGACAGTGTGACACTGAGCTGTACTGCAGAGTCTCCTGGATGGAAGTTTTACTggtacagacacagaccagactCTACACCAGTAACCACAACCTCTGGATACTCCTACACACTCAGCTGGGTCAGTGTCTCTGATGGAGGACAGTACTGGTGCAGAGCTGGGAGAGGAGACCCAGTCTACTACACCCTGTACAGTGACCCAGTCCAGATAAACATTACTGGTGAGTCTAAAACAGTTTTATGATAAAGGGCTGTTATTGTGGATAGAAAGTAATCTAGGGTATAATATTTTTTATCATATATTGTATCGCAACAATTATAGCTATTTTGAAGCTATATTCATGAGTTGACCTATTGAAAAATTAATACATTTCAAATTGTGCAACTGTTTATTCAGTtgtctgtgttgtgtctgtgCAGAGAGACCTGTTGCTGTTCTGACCCTCCAACCCAACTGGACCCAGATATTCATTAGAGAGACTGTTACTATGAGATGTGacatacagggaggaggagactcTGACTGGAACTACAGATGGTATAAAAATAGTCAGTTATTCATCCCCTTTAACACAAAGCCTGAGTACAGAATCAGTCCTGTCTACTGGTCTAACAGTGGTTCATATACCTGTGAGGGTGTAAAGGGAAACAAGTTCTCCAAGATCAGTGAGGCTGTAAAACTGACTGTGTCTGGTGAGTCTATTTAATCATGTATAAAATAAATTGGGTTCACTAGAATACTTTCTAAGACTGAAAGGTTTAAACCTgtcctctatcaaatcacagATCAACCTCAACCTGTCCTGAGTATCTCTCCTCAGTGGCTGAACCCTGGAGACTCGGTGTCTCTGAGCTGTGAAGTTGACAAGACGTCTACAGGCTGGAGGTTCTCCTGGTACAGGACTGTTCCCTACAGAGCAGGGTTACCCTCCCTATCAGACAAGTCTTACTCTCTACAGCCCCTATCTGACAATGGGACTAGTGAAGACTCCTACACTCTGATCCCTGCTGGTCCTACTCCCACAGGAGAATATGTGTGTAGAGCTGGGAGAGGAGACCCAGTCTATGACACACTCTACAGTGAACCTCAGTTTCTCTGGTCAGGAGGTAACTAACTGCATTTAAACTGTATTAAATCATCTTTAAGTCACCCTCATGTGTCTATATAACTAtaggtttgtctctgtctctctttgtttcagATCTGCAGCCTTCAGTGTCTCTTACAGTAAATCCCAACACAACTCAACACTTTACATCAAAGTCTCTctcactgatctgtgagctgaagGGGAACTCTACTGGATGGAGACTgaagagacacactgagacagcaTGGCGGTCAGAGTGTCCATCTACCTGGAGATCAATAACAGAATCCACCTGCACCATCACATCATTGACAACATGGTACAGTGGAGTGTTCTGGTGTGAGTCTGGATCAGGAGAGAACAGTAATGCTGTCAACATCACAGTAAATGGTATGTCTATTGTACAACATTCACTAATCTTTCATAAATGCATGTATAATAATATGTTCAATTCTGTAACTGAATGATTGCATCTCATAAAATACAAGCTCATAAGATGTTGATGTATTGTGAGTGATGACTCCAGATTTACAGTATTATTTATATTATGATACACAGATGGTGATGTGATCCTGGAGAGCCCTGTCCATCCTGTGACTGAAGGAGACACTGTGACTCTGACCTGTACATTTAGACATCAGGGAACAAATCCTAAACTCAATACTGATTTCTACAAAGATGGAACACTCATCAAGAATGAGACCACAGGAGAGATGACCATCCCTACAGTATCCAAGTCAGATGAAGGATTCTATAAGTGTAAATCTGGTGAAGGAGAATCACCAGAGAgctgggtgacagtgagaggtgAGAAAATGTGTAGTATCACAAGTTAGTTACCTTTTTATTTTCTGTGTTAAAAACGTGATTTAAGTGTTGATGTTAATATATGTTTTGGATTTCCACTCCTCTTGAAAATATGATCTCTCAACTAAATTGTCAAAAGATGGCCGTCCTACTTTCTTTTCATGCTCTATAATCTGAAACCTATATAACCTTGATGGTAAAACATGTGTTTTTCTAGACCCTCCAGGTTCtgttgtctccatctctctgaccaGGCTGCTGTGTGGTCTACTGGTGATGTCTCCCTTTCTACTGGTGTCCATTGTGCTGACGGTGAAATGCTGCAGGGCTCGAGGTGAGAGCTTTATTTCAGTGTATTTACAACCAGTTTATCCAGCTGGATAATCTCCTTCTATATGTCATGCTCTCTGATTGTTTACATTTTATAGCTGTGTACATTTGAAAGAGCAGTTGGATCAGTTTAACTCTAATGATACTTTCCATCCATTATATTCCTGTAGGTTTGTGTTCAACAGTCAAATCTCCTCAAGACCAGATACCATGTGATGATGTCATCGAACAGAACGAATCCTTAGTGTGATCAGTACAGTACGAACTGTAAGCTGAACAACCACTGTATGATTGTAAAGTTTTTACCATTGACATATGATAGTGTTTTACTGAGTTTAATATCACTGAATGGAATTTCACAAATGCTGAATTTTATGATTTTGTAAGTTGACGTTTTCAGCTTTCGGTGGATTGTAAGCTTCCCTTTGTTATTGATGATTGATGTAGATTTTTTTATATTACGCTTACCTCTTTATTTCAGTTTGTTAATTAAGAGTGTAGTGTATTTTTTACAATTAAAAGTCAAATGTGTTGTATTTTAAATACCGTCATGCTTTTTAAATGCAGTTGTATATATTCAGTACGTGAATCCTTTCTGTTTTTTATTCTAATTTAAAATACTAAAGATGTGTTTATACCTGGTTGGTCAACCTACTATAACAGTTAAGATGGAACACGTagctatagtttgttattaaaaatgtatatttacatAATGCAGCTTTTATACTTATTTTTatattaaaggtagactcagtgaaATTACGTTGCCAAGAGTAGCACtacagatattgagatgagcgagatgcaGGACTTCACTCTCACAGTCACAGACAGTATCTGCACATATGCACGGGTTCACTTCACGGTGTTCACAGTCTGGTAGTCTCCGGACCAAAACAGAGGAGAAGTTGAGCCTCATGCGTCAACGTTcttagttgttgtggaaattgaACCACTATGCAGTTTACTTTCTACATCTACgtctgtcacgttcgttatagCGATGAgaacaaggcgcagcgtgatgagAATTCATCTTTAATGAAACAAAGAACACTGAACGAActatacaaaaacccctagacaatacaaaaactaaacaaaccaccccttgtcacaccctgacctaaccaaaataataaataaaacaaagaaTACTGAGGTCAGGGCGTGGCAGTACCCCTGGACAGtacactggagaccaggagcgctgagctggcaccctccttcctggctgTATGCCCATTCTATgagcactggagacaccgtgcgttccaccgcataacacggtgcctgaccagcaaCACACTCCCTACAGTAAGCACGAGAaattggctcaggtctcctacctgactcagcAAATCTCCTTGTGTGCACCCCAAAACAActcttggggctgcctctcgggcttccgtgctagccgtgtaccctTATATCGTCGGCGTTCCTCCAttctcctgtatccctcctcgcactgttcCATAGAATCCCAGGCGGGCACTGGCACTCTCTCTGGATCGATCGACCACCTCTCAATCTCCTCCCAGGTTGTTACCCACTCATCCTTCTCCAGGGTCCATTTTTCCATCAAGCAATGTTCCTCCCAttcatgctgcttggtccttgtttggtgggtgattctgtcacgttcgttatagcgatgagaccaaggcgcagcgtgatgagAATACATCTTCTTTAATGAAATTAAGAACAATGAACGAACtatacaaaaaacaaaaaacaaacgtGACGCTATATAATAAtagtgctgacacaagcaactaaacagacaatcacccacgaattacccaaggaatatggctgcctaaatatggttcccaatcagagacaacgataaacagctgcctctgattgaaaaccaatctaggcaaccatagacatataactacctagacaaaccaaaaccccatagatatacaaaaactctagacaatacaaaaactaaacaaaccaccccttgtcacaccctgacctaaccaaaataataaagaaaacaaagaatattaaggtcagggcatgacaatgtcatatcgctgagtctacctttaaaatcCACAAACTTTTTTTGTATTATATTAATTGTGAAATACTGTCTGCTAAGTAATTTGTAAAACAAAAAATACTTTCCagcagatatacagtggggagaacaagtatttgatacactgccgattttgcagcttttcctacttacaaagcatgtagaggtgtgtaatttttatcataggtacacttcaactgtgagaaacggaatctaaaacaaaaatccagaaaatcacattgtatgatttaagtaattaatttgcattttattgcataacataagtatttgatacatcagaaaagcagaacttcatatttggtacagaaacctttgtttgcaattacagagatcatacgtttcctgtagttcttgaccaggtttgcacacaatgCAGCAgcgattttggcccactcctccatacagaccttctccagatccttcaggtttcggggctgtctctgggcaatacggactttcagctccctccaaagattttctattgggttcaggtctggagactggctaggccactccaggaccttgagatgcttcttacggagccactccttagttgccctggctgtgtgtttcgggtcattgtcatgctggaagacccagccatgacccatcttcaatgctcttactgaaggaaggaggttgttggccaagagctcacgatacatggccccatccatcctcccctcaatacgatgcagtcgtcctgtcccctttgcagaaaagcatccccaaagaatgatgtttccacctccatgcttcacagttgggatggtgttcttggggttgtacttatccttcttcttcctccaaacacggcgagtggattttggaccaaaaagctctatttttgtctcatcagaccacatgaccttctcccattcctcctctggatcatccagatggtcattggcaaacttccgACGGGCCTGGAAATGTGCtagcttgagcagggggaccttgcgtgcgctgcaggattttaatccatggccatgtagtgtgttactaatggttttctttgagactgtggtcccagctctcttcaggtcattgaccaggtcctgccgtgtagttctgggctgatccctcaccttcctcatgatcattgatgccccacgaggtgagatcttgcatggagccccagaccgagggtgattgaccgtcatcttgaactttttccattttctaataattgcgccaacagctgttgccttctcaccaatcTGATTgcttattgtcctgtagcccatcccagccttgtgcaggtccacaattgtatccctgatgtcctgacacatctctctggtcttggccattgtggagaggttggagtcggtttgattgagtgtgtggacaggtgtcttttatacaggtaacgagttcaaacaggtacagttaatacaggtaatgagtggagaacaggagggcttcttaaagaaaaactaacaggtctgtgagagccggaattcttactggttggtaggtgtcatgcaataaaatgcaaattaattacttaaaatgtgattttctggatttttgtttcagattccgtctctcacagttgaagtgtacctatgataaaaattacacacctctacatgctttgtaagtaggaaaacctgcaaaaatcggcagtgtatcaatttcttgttctccccactgtacattttCAACATGAATTTTGTAAAATGGATCCAGTAGTTGTTATAGGAGCCAGATGAGTGTTCCACTATGGAACTTAAAATGTAGAAGGTATGTTGTGTTTTGTATGAATTCTCATATATCAAATAAAAGGTGATGATTCCCCACATCATTGTATTACTTTGAAAGTCTTTCAGTCTTTCAGTCTTCTGTAAACCACATTCAGATTGACTTCTACTGATATGAACCCATACAGAAGTGTTCCATGTCTGTACTATTatgatgagatagagagaggaaggaataaGATGGCAGACCCAGTAGACTGAGGGCTTATGCTGTTGCTATGTGACCAATGACCATATTAGTGTCTATATTGTGAACAACTGGAATGTGGAGTAGTTACAGGCCTGTCCCTGAAGGGGGCGATAAGAAACCCCAGATGTTTACCAGGCTGTACCCACTAAAGGTGAAGTCTGACTGCTTTTCCCCTTTAACCTTTCACTCTCTATTTATGTTTGCTCCTTCACATGTTGTACGTGTGTCacacactctacactctacaAAAATACACTTTCATATATTCGGAGgtacattttgggaaaaaatgggAGAATGCTAAAATGTTTTGATTCATGCTGCCTTATAATTTACAATGggcgtgaggtgtcataaaacccCGCACCTCCATACCTCAACTCTGGACACTCTGAAGATGATGGTAGATATTTGTTCACTTCATCAAGCCTCCATCTCTTAATGCTTCATCCAATTTCTTTATTTGTGATTTTTAGACATATTTTGAGTTTTTATGTGTCTCAAAA
This DNA window, taken from Oncorhynchus tshawytscha isolate Ot180627B linkage group LG10, Otsh_v2.0, whole genome shotgun sequence, encodes the following:
- the LOC112259873 gene encoding uncharacterized protein LOC112259873, which encodes MRCDIQGGGDSDWNYRWYKNSQLFIPFNTKPEYRISPVYWSNSGSYTCEGVKGNKFSKISEAVKLTVSDQPQPVLSISPQWLNPGDSVSLSCEVDKTSTGWRFSWYRTVPYRAGLPSLSDKSYSLQPLSDNGTSEDSYTLIPAGPTPTGEYVCRAGRGDPVYDTLYSEPQFLWSGDLQPSVSLTVNPNTTQHFTSKSLSLICELKGNSTGWRLKRHTETAWRSECPSTWRSITESTCTITSLTTWYSGVFWCESGSGENSNAVNITVNDGDVILESPVHPVTEGDTVTLTCTFRHQGTNPKLNTDFYKDGTLIKNETTGEMTIPTVSKSDEGFYKCKSGEGESPESWVTVRDPPGSVVSISLTRLLCGLLVMSPFLLVSIVLTVKCCRARGLCSTVKSPQDQIPCDDVIEQNESLV